In Flavobacterium sp. N3904, one DNA window encodes the following:
- the gldJ gene encoding gliding motility lipoprotein GldJ — MKVNKIIALRIMLSVTLVAGLASCSKKSNSNSTSRGTGWNVSSSKGGFSNAASKTQETGPGLVFVEGGTFTKGLVQDDVMHDWNNIPTQQHVMSFYMDETEVTNLMYLEYLEWLKKVYPPTEENYKNIYEGASPDTLVWRNRLGYNETMTNNYLRHPAYANYPVVGVNWVQAVEFSRWRTDRVNEAVLEKNGFLKKNAKSLDVSAESTFSTETYLTAPTLTYGGNEEIVLKGASKSGKKGPKPDKDGKVTEEKNVYAQRSTGILLPEYRLPTESEWEYAAAADVGQREYNIYKGQKKYPWSGSYTRSGKRSNKGFQLANFKQGNGDYGGIAGWSDDGADITNAVKSYPANDFGLYDMAGNVAEWVADVYRPIVDIETNDFNYFRGNIYTKNKIGKDGKIDIITGKNIVYDTLSNGKLVAVYLPGEIAQVPVDDNETYLRQNFSTSDNINYRDGDKQSSKYYKFGGADADKGKMSEKETMYNAPKNNIKIDSLGNLERKYDKSNKRTTMINDAVRVYKGGSWRDRAYWLDPAQRRYFPQDMATDYIGFRCAMSRVGSKANTKKSPRN, encoded by the coding sequence ATGAAAGTAAATAAAATTATAGCCTTAAGGATAATGTTGTCAGTGACATTAGTAGCAGGTTTAGCTAGTTGTAGCAAAAAGTCTAATTCTAATAGTACCTCTAGAGGAACAGGATGGAATGTGAGTAGTTCAAAAGGTGGTTTTAGTAATGCTGCAAGTAAAACTCAAGAAACTGGACCTGGATTAGTATTTGTTGAAGGTGGTACCTTTACAAAAGGGCTAGTTCAAGATGATGTTATGCATGATTGGAATAACATTCCAACGCAACAACACGTTATGTCATTCTATATGGATGAAACTGAAGTTACAAACTTAATGTACTTAGAGTACTTAGAATGGCTTAAAAAAGTATATCCACCAACTGAAGAGAATTACAAAAACATTTATGAAGGTGCTTCCCCAGATACTTTAGTTTGGAGAAACAGGTTGGGGTATAATGAAACCATGACTAATAACTATTTAAGACATCCTGCTTATGCAAACTATCCTGTTGTTGGTGTAAACTGGGTTCAAGCAGTAGAATTTAGTAGATGGAGAACGGACCGTGTAAATGAAGCAGTTTTGGAAAAAAACGGTTTTCTTAAAAAGAATGCAAAATCACTAGATGTTTCAGCTGAAAGTACTTTTAGTACAGAAACTTATCTGACAGCGCCAACTCTTACATATGGTGGTAACGAAGAAATTGTATTAAAAGGAGCTAGTAAAAGCGGTAAAAAAGGCCCTAAACCGGATAAAGACGGTAAGGTAACTGAAGAAAAAAATGTTTATGCTCAAAGATCAACCGGGATACTTTTGCCAGAGTACAGACTTCCAACAGAATCTGAGTGGGAATATGCAGCAGCAGCAGATGTTGGACAAAGAGAATATAATATTTATAAAGGACAAAAGAAATATCCTTGGTCTGGAAGTTATACCCGTTCAGGAAAACGTTCTAACAAAGGATTTCAATTAGCCAATTTCAAACAAGGAAATGGTGATTATGGTGGAATTGCCGGATGGTCTGATGATGGTGCAGATATTACAAATGCTGTAAAAAGTTATCCTGCAAATGATTTTGGGTTATATGATATGGCAGGTAACGTTGCAGAATGGGTTGCTGATGTTTACAGACCAATTGTTGATATAGAAACAAATGATTTCAATTATTTTAGAGGAAATATTTACACCAAAAATAAAATTGGAAAAGACGGAAAAATAGATATTATTACAGGTAAAAACATTGTGTATGATACCTTAAGTAATGGTAAGTTGGTAGCTGTATATTTACCTGGCGAAATTGCTCAGGTTCCTGTTGATGATAATGAAACTTATTTAAGACAAAATTTCAGTACAAGTGATAACATCAACTATAGAGATGGAGACAAACAATCTTCAAAATATTATAAATTTGGTGGTGCTGATGCAGATAAAGGAAAAATGTCTGAGAAAGAAACCATGTATAATGCGCCAAAGAATAATATCAAAATTGATAGCTTAGGGAATTTGGAAAGAAAATATGACAAATCAAACAAGAGAACTACAATGATAAACGATGCAGTAAGAGTTTATAAAGGAGGTTCTTGGAGAGATAGAGCTTATTGGTTGGATCCTGCCCAAAGAAGGTATTTTCCTCAAGATATGGCAACTGATTATATTGGTTTTAGATGTGCAATGTCAAGAGTTGGTTCTAAAGCAAATACAAAAAAATCACCTAGAAATTAA
- a CDS encoding UDP-N-acetylmuramoyl-tripeptide--D-alanyl-D-alanine ligase has translation MDIKFIHNLFLKCNSISIDTRKIEVNSFFIAIKGDNFDANTFANEALEKGASYVLLDNKEYYIDERTIIVEDSLKALQELAKYHRDYLGLPIIALTGSNGKTTTKELINVVLSKKFKTKATVGNLNNHIGVPLTILSFTENTEIGIVEMGANHKKEIEFLCEIAKPDYGYITNFGKAHLEGFGGVEGVIEGKSEMYHYLFDNNKMAFVNLEDPIQVVKSHALKSYSFGLNKVNAHVVIKKIEANPFVIISYSEQIISTHLIGLYNANNINAAIAIGTYFGVDNTDIKDALESYIPENNRSQLIVRGTNEIILDAYNANPSSMKVAIENFILLDKKNKIAFLGDMFELGEESLEEHKYIVGLLQNRKDIKCYFIGKDFFQNKVNSSSCLFFDSFDSFSLSIKGIDFDHNMILIKGSRGMALERTLEFIK, from the coding sequence ATGGATATTAAATTCATTCATAATTTGTTTTTGAAATGCAATTCTATTTCAATTGACACACGTAAAATTGAAGTAAATTCTTTTTTTATAGCCATAAAAGGAGATAATTTCGATGCAAATACATTTGCAAATGAAGCTTTGGAAAAGGGGGCCTCTTATGTTCTGTTAGACAATAAAGAGTATTATATTGATGAAAGGACAATTATTGTAGAGGATAGTTTAAAGGCTTTGCAAGAGCTAGCAAAATATCATAGAGATTATTTGGGATTGCCTATAATTGCCTTGACAGGAAGTAACGGAAAAACTACTACAAAAGAATTGATCAATGTAGTGCTTTCTAAAAAATTTAAAACAAAAGCTACTGTTGGGAATCTAAACAACCATATTGGGGTACCATTGACAATTTTGTCATTTACTGAAAATACTGAAATAGGTATTGTCGAGATGGGAGCTAATCATAAAAAAGAAATTGAATTCCTTTGTGAAATTGCTAAGCCTGATTATGGATATATAACCAATTTTGGCAAAGCGCATTTGGAAGGTTTTGGAGGAGTAGAGGGCGTTATTGAGGGGAAAAGCGAAATGTATCACTACCTTTTTGACAATAATAAAATGGCTTTTGTGAATTTGGAAGATCCAATTCAAGTTGTCAAATCCCATGCTTTGAAATCCTATTCTTTTGGATTAAACAAAGTAAATGCACATGTTGTGATTAAAAAAATTGAAGCCAATCCTTTTGTCATTATATCGTATTCTGAACAAATTATCTCAACTCATTTAATAGGGTTGTATAATGCAAACAATATTAATGCAGCCATAGCGATAGGAACTTATTTTGGCGTTGATAATACAGATATAAAAGACGCATTAGAAAGTTATATTCCTGAAAATAACAGGTCACAATTGATTGTCAGAGGCACAAATGAAATTATTTTGGATGCTTATAATGCTAATCCGAGCAGCATGAAAGTGGCCATTGAAAATTTTATTCTTTTGGATAAAAAAAATAAAATAGCTTTTCTAGGTGATATGTTTGAATTGGGAGAAGAAAGTCTGGAAGAACACAAGTACATCGTTGGTTTGCTTCAAAACAGAAAAGATATTAAATGTTATTTTATCGGAAAAGATTTTTTTCAAAATAAAGTTAATAGCTCAAGCTGCTTATTTTTTGACTCTTTCGATTCGTTTTCTCTTTCGATTAAAGGTATAGATTTTGATCACAATATGATTCTTATCAAGGGTTCGAGAGGAATGGCTTTGGAACGAACATTAGAGTTTATAAAGTAA
- a CDS encoding triple tyrosine motif-containing protein has translation MKIFKLFLLLICLNSSNNIISQVKKIGLPHIKNYSRIEYKGGTQNWDINQDKNGNVYFGNNDGLLQFDGTTWNKYKANNSNAIKCLKIDPLGKIYVGCYNEFGYFKANSKGKLEYFSISSLLNKKTLNRMDFIWKIHLYKDEVIFQSFDGLYIYKNNKIRIINAPKRFQFSFIANSRLFVQDIFSGIMEYKNGKLMLLKGSNSLNQSEIWGMVALDNNKILSTTLDKGLFILENNKVLPWNTEANAFIKKNGSLGCILYKKNYIVINSVLDGVIVCDLNGNIIQHINRSKGLQNNTVLSSFIDNNNNLWLGLDNGIAYVNENSFLTYFGFSFNLGTVYSSVVYKGNLYVATNQGVFYHPWNTNFKEGSFKLVEGTTAQAWNVQVIDGNLICASNKGALQLDNGKMIENIDPKGYFGFKTIPNHPHFFIGSSYNGFSIFEKTSSGIKFRNKLEGIDKSSSSFEVDENFLWLKKDANMYQITLSNDLKKVNSIKTYTQFTEQNPGIGSLQKINNKVYFQSNNIFYTYSTTQDAYIEDKILTKVFAPIPKINELTVDANGNLWYVFNESIGVLMKIEGDKYKSIQAPLSNLTGNLVANFVSINTIDSNNTFIGLTDGLAHYDSTIENNTILKPKAFIRSFSFPEDTIHLANGNNKKEDYKLSYASNQVKFSFSSPSYENLENLEYAYQLEGFDENWSPWSNSTIKEYTNLKEGNYIMKVKVKNSSGIESDISTVNFRIYPPWYRHSVAYFIYLLMVAGIIYYIRLRIKMKIRQNKYIETIEQRRLYLEKETKIKQDQYELEKEIEKLENEKLQIKILSKDKELVNNTLQVVKKNKILNGIIHKLKDINSNTFDEDTKTQFIKLNKSITKEVHTDKSWKDLEKHLKNVHFDFLKKLKEKHPTISPREMDLSTYLLMNMSTKEIAEFMNISTGGVELARYRLRKKLELNKKENLIGYLMTIK, from the coding sequence ATGAAAATATTTAAACTCTTTTTACTGCTTATCTGTCTTAACTCGTCCAATAATATAATAAGTCAGGTCAAAAAAATAGGTTTGCCACATATAAAAAATTATAGCAGAATAGAATATAAAGGAGGAACTCAAAACTGGGATATTAACCAGGATAAAAATGGAAATGTGTATTTTGGAAACAATGATGGTCTTTTACAATTTGATGGCACTACCTGGAACAAATACAAAGCCAACAATTCGAATGCAATTAAATGCCTAAAAATTGACCCTTTAGGAAAAATATACGTGGGCTGTTATAATGAGTTTGGCTATTTCAAAGCTAATTCAAAAGGCAAATTGGAATATTTTTCCATTTCCAGTTTATTGAATAAAAAAACATTGAACAGAATGGATTTTATCTGGAAAATACATCTTTATAAAGACGAAGTTATTTTTCAATCCTTTGATGGGCTATACATCTACAAAAACAATAAAATCAGAATCATTAATGCTCCCAAAAGATTTCAATTCTCGTTTATAGCCAACTCGAGATTATTTGTTCAAGATATCTTTTCAGGGATAATGGAATACAAAAACGGAAAACTTATGCTCCTCAAAGGATCAAATAGCTTGAATCAATCTGAAATTTGGGGAATGGTTGCTTTAGATAATAATAAAATTTTGTCTACTACTTTAGACAAAGGATTGTTCATATTGGAAAATAACAAAGTCCTGCCTTGGAACACAGAAGCCAATGCATTTATCAAAAAAAATGGCTCATTAGGCTGTATCCTTTACAAAAAAAATTATATAGTAATCAACTCCGTACTAGATGGGGTTATTGTTTGTGACTTAAATGGAAATATTATTCAACATATTAATCGCAGCAAAGGTCTTCAAAACAATACTGTCCTTAGTTCATTTATTGACAATAACAACAACCTGTGGTTGGGATTAGATAATGGGATAGCCTATGTAAATGAAAATTCATTTCTTACTTATTTTGGATTTAGCTTTAATTTAGGAACTGTATATTCTTCTGTTGTTTACAAAGGAAATTTATATGTTGCCACAAATCAAGGAGTCTTTTATCACCCTTGGAACACCAATTTTAAGGAGGGCTCATTCAAACTTGTAGAAGGAACAACTGCTCAAGCATGGAATGTACAAGTGATTGATGGTAATCTTATATGTGCGAGTAACAAAGGCGCTTTACAGCTGGATAATGGCAAAATGATTGAAAATATTGATCCAAAAGGATACTTTGGGTTCAAAACAATCCCCAATCATCCGCATTTTTTTATTGGATCAAGTTATAATGGCTTTTCAATTTTTGAAAAGACCAGTTCTGGAATAAAATTTAGAAATAAATTAGAAGGTATTGACAAATCCTCCAGTTCATTCGAAGTTGATGAAAATTTTTTATGGCTAAAAAAAGATGCAAACATGTATCAGATTACATTGAGTAACGATTTAAAAAAAGTAAACTCAATCAAAACATATACCCAGTTTACAGAACAAAATCCAGGAATTGGTAGTCTTCAAAAAATAAATAACAAAGTATATTTTCAGTCCAACAATATTTTTTATACTTATTCAACAACACAAGATGCATATATTGAAGACAAAATTCTAACGAAAGTATTCGCTCCTATTCCTAAAATAAATGAACTAACAGTTGATGCAAATGGAAACCTCTGGTACGTATTTAACGAATCTATTGGAGTATTAATGAAAATTGAAGGTGACAAATACAAGTCAATACAAGCTCCTTTATCGAACTTAACTGGAAATTTGGTAGCCAATTTTGTTTCTATAAATACCATTGACTCCAATAATACTTTTATAGGTTTAACAGACGGTTTAGCACACTATGATTCTACTATCGAAAATAATACAATATTAAAACCCAAAGCTTTCATCAGAAGTTTTTCATTCCCTGAAGACACTATACATCTTGCCAATGGGAACAATAAAAAGGAAGATTATAAATTGTCTTATGCTTCCAATCAGGTAAAATTTTCTTTTTCATCGCCCTCTTATGAAAATTTAGAAAATCTTGAGTACGCTTACCAACTGGAAGGATTTGATGAAAATTGGAGTCCATGGTCCAACAGCACAATAAAAGAGTATACCAATCTGAAAGAAGGAAATTATATCATGAAGGTCAAAGTAAAAAACAGTTCCGGAATAGAATCTGATATATCTACAGTAAATTTCAGAATATATCCTCCTTGGTACAGACATTCTGTGGCGTATTTTATATACTTATTGATGGTCGCAGGCATAATTTATTATATCCGACTACGAATAAAAATGAAAATAAGACAAAATAAGTACATTGAAACAATTGAACAAAGAAGGCTCTATTTAGAAAAAGAGACGAAAATAAAACAAGACCAATATGAATTGGAAAAAGAAATAGAAAAATTGGAAAATGAAAAACTCCAAATCAAAATTCTCTCCAAAGACAAAGAATTGGTTAACAACACTTTACAAGTGGTTAAAAAAAATAAAATATTAAACGGAATTATTCACAAATTAAAAGATATAAACAGTAATACTTTTGATGAAGATACCAAAACTCAATTTATAAAATTAAACAAAAGCATAACAAAAGAGGTACATACCGATAAAAGTTGGAAAGATCTCGAAAAACACTTAAAAAATGTCCATTTTGATTTCCTTAAAAAATTAAAAGAAAAACACCCAACAATTTCCCCACGAGAAATGGATTTATCAACATATTTATTGATGAACATGTCAACCAAAGAAATAGCAGAATTCATGAATATTTCAACAGGAGGAGTAGAATTAGCAAGATATAGGTTGCGAAAAAAATTAGAATTAAATAAAAAAGAAAATCTTATTGGCTATTTAATGACCATCAAATAA
- a CDS encoding SusC/RagA family TonB-linked outer membrane protein, with amino-acid sequence MKLLKTFIFCISSLLFSVYGQAQDATIRGKVIDEKGMPIPGATIVLQGTTLSKATDFDGKFQIEAPKDGTLTISFIGYKTVQESINGRTDITVKLNSMTQDLNEVVVVGYGTQKKALVTGAVSKIKAKALEDVPNSQIGQILQGRTTGVSVATISGQPGALSSIRVRGVTTFNTYGGNNPLWVVDGVIIDNGGANFINQSDIESIEVLKDAASLAIYGSRAASGVVLVTTKKGKLGGIKVNYTGFAGVYAPAKKLELLNATQYATIMNEKSVAAGGNILYPNPSSLGEGSNWQAQIFNNNALRSSHEINFSGANEVSNFFSSVGYQDQEGIVASEISNYKKLNLRLNSSHKISKYFTIGQTLAFTNQKSIGVGNTNSEFGGPLSSAINLDPTTPVVVTDPVVANQSPYVNNPVIRDQNGNPYGISKVVGQEMSNPLAYIQTRLGNTSWANDLVGNAYLQITPIQDLVFKSSFGAKLSNWGSDTFNPVAYLSANINTINNSYVRNSNNRFDWNVENTLTYTKQFGEHNFSLLLGQAWYSDDNVTGSTVTYKNLPSNNYKDASFNWNIPETDKTGSAYNSSEHRVESIFARLNYNYSEKYLFTGIIRRDGSTHFGANYQYGVFPSFSAGWVISKEDFWKESNAVNSLKLRGSYGLNGNDAILNFGYMPLINGGANYPIGNPGSIVTGYSPNSPANPDLKWEATAASDIGLDATLFNNFNIVFDVYNKKTSDILQEVQIPGYVGYPNNPVGNVADMVNKGVEFELGYHKEFGKVNFSVNGNVSYNNNEVTYLGNGIDYITTGAAGFQSMGNITRSAVGQSYNSFFGYQTAGIFQTQADVNAYTNSTGGLIQPDAKPGDFRWVDNNKDGKISDDDRAFLGKSIPDFNFGLTLNLSYSGFDFMAFFQGATGNKIFQGLRRLDIQNANYQTDALGRWTGEGTSNDYPRLTNNDTNHNFDRLSNFYLEDGDYARLKLVTLGYSLPTKLINQIGATKFRLYVTGENLLTLTKYTGYDPEIGGDITGIDRGYYPQARGFILGANLQF; translated from the coding sequence ATGAAATTATTAAAAACATTTATTTTTTGTATTTCGTCATTACTATTCTCAGTTTATGGACAGGCACAGGATGCTACCATAAGAGGAAAGGTCATTGACGAAAAGGGGATGCCAATTCCAGGGGCAACAATAGTATTACAGGGAACGACTTTATCAAAAGCGACAGACTTTGATGGGAAGTTTCAAATCGAAGCACCGAAAGACGGTACTTTGACAATTAGTTTTATAGGGTATAAAACAGTTCAGGAATCTATTAATGGAAGAACAGACATAACAGTCAAACTAAATTCTATGACACAAGACTTAAATGAAGTTGTGGTTGTAGGGTATGGAACTCAAAAGAAAGCTTTGGTAACTGGTGCTGTTTCCAAAATTAAAGCAAAGGCATTAGAGGATGTTCCTAATAGTCAAATTGGTCAGATTTTACAAGGAAGAACAACCGGTGTTAGTGTTGCCACTATTTCTGGTCAGCCTGGAGCACTTTCAAGCATTAGAGTAAGAGGTGTAACAACTTTCAACACATATGGAGGAAATAATCCTTTATGGGTTGTAGATGGGGTCATTATTGATAATGGTGGTGCTAATTTTATTAATCAATCTGATATAGAATCAATTGAGGTTTTAAAAGATGCGGCTTCATTAGCTATTTACGGTTCACGTGCGGCTTCAGGAGTTGTTTTGGTTACTACCAAAAAAGGAAAGTTGGGTGGAATTAAAGTAAACTACACTGGTTTTGCGGGGGTTTATGCTCCCGCTAAAAAATTAGAATTGTTAAACGCAACTCAATATGCAACTATTATGAATGAAAAATCAGTTGCTGCTGGGGGTAATATTTTGTATCCAAATCCATCCAGTTTGGGCGAAGGTTCAAATTGGCAAGCACAAATTTTTAATAATAATGCCTTGCGTTCTTCTCATGAAATTAATTTCAGTGGAGCAAATGAGGTTTCCAATTTTTTCAGTTCTGTAGGATATCAAGATCAAGAAGGTATTGTAGCTTCTGAAATTTCAAACTATAAAAAATTAAATTTACGTTTGAATTCCTCTCATAAGATTTCGAAATATTTTACAATTGGACAAACGTTAGCATTCACTAACCAAAAATCGATAGGTGTTGGTAATACAAACAGCGAATTTGGAGGTCCTTTAAGTTCAGCTATAAATTTAGACCCAACTACTCCAGTGGTTGTCACAGATCCTGTAGTTGCCAATCAAAGTCCTTATGTAAATAACCCTGTGATAAGAGATCAAAACGGAAATCCTTATGGTATTTCTAAAGTGGTAGGACAGGAAATGTCTAATCCTTTGGCTTATATCCAGACTAGATTGGGTAATACAAGTTGGGCCAATGACTTGGTTGGTAATGCCTATCTTCAAATAACTCCAATTCAAGATTTGGTTTTCAAATCTTCTTTTGGTGCAAAATTATCAAATTGGGGTTCAGATACTTTCAATCCAGTTGCTTATTTAAGTGCCAATATAAACACTATAAATAACAGTTATGTTAGAAATTCAAACAATAGATTTGACTGGAATGTTGAGAACACACTTACTTATACAAAACAATTTGGAGAACATAATTTTAGTTTGTTATTAGGGCAAGCCTGGTATTCTGACGATAATGTAACAGGTTCAACGGTTACTTATAAAAATTTACCATCCAATAATTATAAAGATGCTTCTTTCAACTGGAATATCCCAGAAACTGACAAAACAGGTTCTGCATATAATAGTTCTGAGCATCGTGTAGAATCAATTTTTGCAAGATTAAATTACAATTATAGCGAAAAATATTTATTTACAGGAATTATCAGAAGAGATGGATCAACTCATTTTGGAGCCAACTATCAATATGGTGTATTCCCTTCCTTTTCAGCAGGGTGGGTTATTTCTAAGGAAGATTTTTGGAAAGAAAGCAATGCGGTTAATAGTTTGAAATTAAGAGGTAGTTACGGACTTAATGGTAATGATGCGATCTTAAACTTTGGATATATGCCTCTTATTAATGGTGGTGCTAATTATCCTATTGGAAATCCGGGTTCAATAGTTACAGGTTATAGCCCAAATTCGCCTGCAAATCCTGATTTGAAATGGGAAGCTACAGCTGCTTCTGACATCGGATTGGATGCAACTCTTTTTAATAACTTCAATATTGTATTTGATGTATATAATAAAAAGACATCCGATATCTTGCAAGAAGTACAAATACCAGGTTATGTAGGTTATCCAAATAATCCTGTTGGAAACGTTGCTGACATGGTAAACAAAGGGGTTGAATTTGAATTGGGTTACCATAAAGAATTTGGAAAAGTAAATTTCTCTGTAAACGGAAATGTATCTTATAACAATAACGAAGTTACTTACTTAGGAAATGGAATTGATTATATTACCACTGGAGCTGCAGGATTCCAATCTATGGGTAATATAACAAGATCTGCAGTAGGACAATCATATAACTCTTTCTTTGGATATCAAACTGCGGGAATTTTTCAAACGCAAGCAGATGTTAACGCTTATACAAATTCAACTGGTGGATTGATTCAACCAGATGCAAAACCTGGGGATTTCCGTTGGGTAGATAATAATAAAGATGGAAAAATCTCTGATGATGACAGAGCATTCCTAGGAAAATCAATTCCAGATTTCAATTTCGGTTTGACTTTAAATCTTAGTTACAGTGGTTTTGATTTTATGGCATTTTTTCAGGGAGCAACAGGAAATAAGATTTTTCAAGGGTTACGTCGTTTAGACATTCAAAATGCAAATTACCAGACAGATGCCTTAGGACGTTGGACAGGTGAAGGTACTTCAAATGATTATCCGAGATTGACCAATAATGACACCAATCATAATTTTGACAGATTATCTAATTTCTATTTGGAAGACGGAGATTATGCACGTCTTAAATTAGTGACTCTTGGTTATTCTTTGCCAACCAAATTAATTAATCAAATTGGAGCTACAAAATTCAGATTGTATGTTACGGGTGAAAATTTACTTACTCTTACAAAATACACAGGATACGATCCAGAAATTGGAGGTGATATTACAGGAATTGACAGAGGATATTATCCTCAAGCAAGAGGTTTTATCTTAGGAGCTAATTTACAGTTTTAA
- a CDS encoding RagB/SusD family nutrient uptake outer membrane protein: MKITNNKYILIAIAIIFTMGSCSKDFLDVSPEGVYTDDNYYKTPAQAYAALIAVYDPIRTNSGGFDNMITLMNSGSDDHYAGGGSATDGAGVQGFSNYSIDGNTMPGSFWSTPYQGILRANILLGKLPSIPMSETDKIRYAAEAKGLRAYFYFNLVRMFGHVPLILEPLNASDALNVPQASADDVYAQIEKDLLEAIPVLPVTIPAAEAGRLSKGAVTALLGKVYLYEKKYALSAEQLALVNGVPGTTSPYGYKLLTKFSDLWVVSNKFNSESILEIAHSNKGGSSWNVWGQGVDEGNSVNVMVGPRSYSRPVASPAPNLPSGWSFNPITQDLYDAIKTDPRFAATVLDMKALKAAGEADYIPGYADTGYFTNKFIPTQADVSTGSGDAVLNYQQDTYAIRLADTYLMEAEALGGTGVRAQALLDAVRARVGLASIPVSQDAIANERRLELAGEGHRWFDLVRTGKAATKLASRGFKAGKNEIFPIPVRELENTLIVQNPNY; this comes from the coding sequence ATGAAAATAACTAATAATAAGTATATCTTAATTGCTATTGCAATTATATTTACAATGGGATCGTGTTCAAAAGACTTTTTAGACGTTTCACCAGAAGGAGTATATACCGATGATAATTACTATAAAACTCCAGCGCAAGCTTATGCTGCTCTTATAGCTGTCTATGACCCAATTAGAACCAATTCTGGAGGTTTTGACAATATGATTACACTAATGAATTCAGGTTCAGATGATCATTATGCTGGCGGTGGTTCTGCTACTGATGGAGCAGGAGTACAAGGGTTTTCTAACTATTCTATTGATGGTAATACCATGCCAGGAAGTTTTTGGAGTACTCCTTATCAAGGTATATTAAGAGCCAATATATTACTTGGTAAATTGCCTTCAATTCCTATGAGTGAAACTGATAAAATAAGATACGCAGCAGAAGCAAAAGGATTACGTGCCTATTTTTATTTCAATTTGGTAAGAATGTTTGGTCATGTACCATTAATTCTAGAACCACTTAATGCATCAGATGCTTTAAATGTACCTCAGGCAAGTGCTGATGATGTATATGCTCAAATCGAAAAAGATTTACTAGAAGCAATACCTGTTCTTCCAGTTACTATTCCTGCTGCTGAAGCAGGTCGTTTGTCAAAAGGAGCTGTAACAGCATTATTGGGGAAAGTATATTTATATGAAAAAAAGTATGCTTTATCAGCTGAGCAATTGGCATTGGTAAATGGTGTACCGGGAACTACAAGTCCTTATGGCTATAAATTATTGACAAAGTTTAGTGACCTATGGGTGGTAAGCAATAAATTTAATTCAGAATCAATTCTTGAAATAGCTCACAGCAACAAAGGTGGATCAAGCTGGAATGTATGGGGTCAAGGAGTTGATGAAGGAAATTCTGTGAATGTCATGGTTGGACCTAGAAGTTATTCCAGACCTGTAGCATCTCCTGCACCAAACTTACCTTCTGGATGGAGTTTTAATCCAATTACACAAGACTTATATGATGCAATCAAAACAGACCCTCGTTTTGCAGCTACTGTTCTTGATATGAAAGCACTAAAAGCAGCTGGCGAAGCCGATTATATACCAGGTTATGCTGATACAGGATATTTTACAAACAAATTTATACCTACTCAGGCTGATGTATCAACTGGTTCTGGAGATGCGGTTTTAAATTATCAACAAGATACGTATGCAATACGTTTGGCAGATACTTATTTGATGGAAGCTGAGGCTTTAGGAGGAACTGGAGTAAGAGCACAAGCTCTTTTAGATGCAGTTAGAGCCAGAGTTGGATTGGCATCAATACCAGTATCACAAGATGCAATTGCAAATGAGCGTAGATTAGAGTTGGCTGGCGAAGGTCACCGTTGGTTTGACTTAGTGAGAACAGGTAAAGCTGCAACTAAATTAGCCAGTAGAGGATTTAAAGCTGGGAAAAACGAAATTTTCCCAATTCCAGTTAGAGAATTAGAGAACACTTTGATTGTTCAAAATCCAAATTATTAA